In Planctomonas sp. JC2975, the genomic stretch TCGTCCGATTCGGCGGCGAGCGCCAGCGAGATGAGCTCGGTGAGGAGCGGATGCGGATCGGTGTCGGTCATGGCGGGTCCTGTCTGCCGCCTACCGGAGATCACTCCCCCGATACGGGAAACGACCGCCGAGAGGGCGGTCGTCGTGTGCGTGGGTGCGCGTTCGTCGGTCCGCCGATCAGGCGGGCCACCAGGTGAGGAAGGTCGAACGCATGGGAACACCTTAGTCGACCGACTCCCGTAGGCGTCAAAAGGACGTCCGGCCGGAAACATGCCATTCGGCCATGTTCTCGGCGGGAGAGCGCGCACTGTGCTGTCGAGCCTGCCGGCGAGGTCTGCCAACATCGACCTGTGCCTGAACTGAAGACCGGCCCGCGCGCAGCCTTGGCCGTTCGCCCCTACCGCCGCTGGTTCGCGTCCCAGATCTTCTCCGCCTCCGGCACGTCCACCCAGCTGATCGGCATGGCATGGCTGGTGGCGCAGGCCACCGGCAGCGGGATCGCCCTGGCCGGGATCACGTTCGCCATCTATCTGCCGGTTCTCGTGCTCGGTCCGTTCGCGGGCGTGCTGGTGGACAGGTTCGATCGTCGGCGGCTGCTCGTGTGGACGCAGGTGGCGTTCATCGCGCTCGGCACGGTTCTGGCGGTCGTGACCGCTCTCGGATACGAGAGCCTTCCGTTCATCTACGCCATCGGCATCGCCACCGGCCTGGTGAACTCCGTCGACGCTCCTGCCCGCCAGGTGTACCTGATGGATGTGCTCGACCACCGCCTGCTTCCTTCCGCGATCGGCCTGTACGAGGTCGTGATGAACAGCGCACGAGTGCTCGGACCCGCCCTTGCCGGAGTTCTGCTCGCCACCGTGGGCATCGTGCCGTGCTTCGTCTTCAACGCCGTGTCGTTCGTGCCGGCCCTCATCGCGCTGATCCTGAACCGCCACGTGGTCAGCCATCGGGAGGCGCACGCCGAGCGC encodes the following:
- a CDS encoding MFS transporter translates to MPELKTGPRAALAVRPYRRWFASQIFSASGTSTQLIGMAWLVAQATGSGIALAGITFAIYLPVLVLGPFAGVLVDRFDRRRLLVWTQVAFIALGTVLAVVTALGYESLPFIYAIGIATGLVNSVDAPARQVYLMDVLDHRLLPSAIGLYEVVMNSARVLGPALAGVLLATVGIVPCFVFNAVSFVPALIALILNRHVVSHREAHAERRARLLDGVRWTLRNPSVIVTLVLASTSGMLFNLTVTLPLITTKTFALDGGVYGTLTAVFGVGALIGAVRATMQTTSPRFRATVSLALGTGLVVILTALAPSVWLFGIGLGLAGAGSIWFIARANAYVQLSAPAPIRGQVMSIWNMALPGMNPFTGLLAGAVADAVSPQAGFGLSGVLYVVIAGVGLLGAAARRRSRTELG